The Neobacillus sp. PS3-34 genome has a window encoding:
- a CDS encoding DinB family protein has translation MIEFFKYNWIVRDEWLKWCSQLPEEELLKERIGGMNSFLHTLFHIVDVEQSWMRDIKGEKESFYEFINFSTLETIKHFSEQCKIETEKVVLNWNVEKDYEQIPCPTSNGEIENFTYGEILRHVIAHEIHHIGQLSIWSREVGLVPVSANLIRKDLFK, from the coding sequence TTGATAGAGTTTTTTAAATATAATTGGATTGTCCGTGATGAATGGCTGAAATGGTGCAGCCAGCTTCCGGAGGAGGAATTATTGAAGGAACGGATTGGTGGAATGAACAGTTTTCTGCATACACTCTTTCACATTGTAGATGTTGAACAAAGCTGGATGCGAGACATAAAAGGAGAGAAGGAGAGTTTTTACGAGTTTATTAACTTCTCTACTCTGGAAACAATTAAACATTTTTCAGAACAATGTAAGATTGAAACCGAAAAAGTGGTATTAAACTGGAATGTAGAAAAAGATTATGAACAAATTCCTTGCCCAACTTCGAATGGAGAAATCGAAAATTTTACATATGGAGAAATTTTAAGGCATGTAATAGCTCATGAAATACACCATATTGGTCAGCTGTCCATTTGGTCAAGAGAAGTGGGATTAGTTCCTGTTTCAGCAAATTTGATCAGAAAAGATTTATTTAAATAG
- a CDS encoding ABC-F family ATP-binding cassette domain-containing protein, producing the protein MSLLTVENLSHTFGDRTLFKDVSFRLLAEDHAGLVGANGVGKSTLMNIITNQLIHDSGRVEWTPGTHYGYLDQHTVLTAGKTMRDVLRDAFLPLFEKERELNEVTAQMGDATPEELEVLLEKMGEIQDELDAGGFYSLDIRIEEAARGLGLDAIGLDRDVAALSGGQRTKVLLAKLLLEQPKVLLLDEPTNYLDVEHIRWLSSYLKEYPYAFILISHDTEFMNSVSNTIFHLEFSKLTRYTASYDKFLELAEINKNQHLYAYEKQKEFIKKQEDFIAKNKARYSTTGRAKSRQKQLDRIERIDRPETAVKPTFEFKESRSSSRYVFEAKNMEIGYSQPLLPKMDITIERGEKVAIIGCNGVGKSTLLKTMLGKIDPLSGSVERGDFLFPSYFEQEVKAEGMTPIDDVWNAFPSMDQHQVRAALARCGLKNEHISRPMNQLSGGEQAKVRLCKLLMNESNWILFDEPTNHLDVTAKEELKRALKAYKGTVVLVCHEPDFYEDWVTKVWNVEEWSQQTV; encoded by the coding sequence ATGAGCTTATTAACTGTTGAAAATTTAAGTCATACATTCGGCGACCGAACTCTTTTCAAAGACGTATCCTTCCGCCTTTTAGCAGAAGACCATGCAGGCCTTGTCGGAGCTAATGGAGTGGGAAAATCAACCTTAATGAATATCATCACAAACCAGCTGATACATGATTCAGGCCGGGTTGAATGGACACCAGGCACCCATTATGGTTATTTGGACCAGCATACGGTTCTAACCGCTGGAAAAACAATGAGAGATGTTTTACGCGATGCCTTCCTTCCTCTTTTCGAAAAAGAAAGAGAATTGAACGAAGTAACAGCACAAATGGGCGATGCGACTCCAGAGGAACTTGAAGTCCTATTGGAAAAAATGGGCGAAATTCAGGATGAGCTGGATGCAGGCGGCTTTTATTCCCTCGATATTAGAATAGAAGAAGCAGCTCGCGGCCTGGGTCTTGACGCTATCGGTCTTGACCGTGATGTTGCTGCACTAAGCGGAGGGCAGCGCACCAAAGTCCTTCTTGCAAAGCTATTGCTTGAACAGCCTAAGGTACTCCTACTTGATGAGCCTACAAACTATTTGGATGTTGAGCATATTCGCTGGCTTTCTTCCTACCTAAAAGAATATCCGTATGCATTTATCCTGATTTCGCATGATACAGAATTCATGAATTCTGTTTCCAATACTATTTTCCATTTGGAGTTTTCCAAGCTAACACGCTATACAGCCAGCTATGACAAATTCCTTGAGCTTGCAGAAATCAATAAGAACCAGCATTTGTATGCTTATGAAAAACAAAAGGAATTTATTAAAAAGCAGGAAGATTTTATCGCAAAAAATAAAGCTCGCTATTCAACAACTGGCCGTGCAAAAAGCCGTCAAAAGCAACTTGACCGGATTGAGCGGATTGACCGTCCTGAAACGGCAGTAAAGCCTACATTTGAATTTAAAGAGTCCCGAAGCAGCAGCCGCTACGTTTTTGAAGCGAAAAACATGGAGATTGGCTATTCTCAACCACTACTTCCAAAAATGGATATAACGATTGAACGCGGTGAAAAAGTTGCTATTATCGGCTGTAATGGCGTAGGGAAATCAACATTGCTTAAAACAATGCTTGGAAAAATCGATCCGTTATCAGGTTCCGTTGAACGCGGCGATTTCCTCTTCCCTTCTTATTTTGAACAGGAGGTTAAGGCAGAAGGCATGACTCCAATTGATGATGTTTGGAATGCCTTCCCAAGTATGGACCAGCATCAAGTACGTGCTGCCCTTGCCCGCTGCGGCCTAAAAAATGAGCATATCTCCCGCCCGATGAACCAGCTAAGCGGAGGCGAGCAAGCAAAGGTCCGTCTTTGTAAGCTATTGATGAATGAAAGCAACTGGATCCTGTTTGACGAGCCGACAAACCACCTTGATGTGACGGCGAAAGAAGAATTGAAGCGTGCCCTTAAAGCTTATAAAGGGACAGTCGTTCTTGTTTGCCACGAACCAGACTTCTATGAGGACTGGGTAACTAAGGTTTGGAATGTGGAAGAATGGTCACAACAGACAGTATAA
- a CDS encoding pyridoxamine 5'-phosphate oxidase family protein, producing METMRYYKRECTEQGKINHFLNSAKIGFLGLTDGTIPYVIPLNFVWYKEHIYFHGASEGKKIEIMKVNQNVCFTVSEEYGTISNPVPAHIDTAYMSVILTGKAEKLDDWDEATQAMQEMLNKYVPAYFE from the coding sequence ATGGAAACAATGAGATATTACAAAAGGGAATGTACTGAACAAGGAAAAATCAATCATTTTTTAAATTCAGCAAAAATTGGTTTTTTAGGCCTGACAGATGGCACTATACCGTATGTGATACCGTTGAATTTTGTTTGGTATAAGGAACATATTTATTTTCACGGAGCATCTGAGGGGAAAAAAATAGAAATTATGAAAGTGAATCAGAATGTATGTTTTACAGTAAGCGAAGAATATGGAACAATTTCAAACCCTGTTCCTGCCCATATTGATACAGCGTATATGAGCGTCATTCTAACTGGAAAAGCAGAGAAATTGGATGATTGGGATGAAGCAACTCAGGCAATGCAAGAAATGCTGAATAAATATGTGCCAGCATATTTTGAATGA
- a CDS encoding xanthine phosphoribosyltransferase: MELLKKKIDTEGVALSDSVLKVDSFLNHQLDPQLMFEIGKEFANRFKRSGITKIVTIESSGIGPAVMAGLHLNVPVVFARKRKPVTLKEELLSASVHSFTKKETNEIFISKKYLDANDHVLIIDDFLANGQAAIGLIEILKKADSRIAGLGIVIEKAFQEGGQNLRKQGYKVESLAMISSLSNGKVVFLEEKEEELAR; encoded by the coding sequence TTGGAATTATTAAAGAAAAAAATCGATACTGAAGGCGTTGCTCTTTCGGACAGTGTATTAAAGGTGGATTCGTTTTTAAATCATCAGCTTGATCCGCAATTGATGTTTGAAATAGGAAAGGAATTTGCAAATCGTTTTAAGAGATCTGGAATAACAAAAATCGTTACCATTGAATCCTCAGGAATCGGCCCTGCTGTTATGGCAGGACTCCACCTTAATGTACCTGTTGTTTTTGCAAGAAAGAGAAAACCGGTGACCCTTAAAGAAGAATTATTATCTGCTTCTGTACACTCCTTTACCAAAAAGGAAACCAATGAAATTTTCATTTCGAAAAAATATCTTGATGCAAATGATCATGTACTGATTATTGATGACTTTCTTGCCAATGGCCAAGCTGCAATTGGTCTAATTGAAATACTGAAAAAAGCTGATTCCCGAATCGCAGGGCTGGGAATTGTTATTGAAAAAGCTTTCCAGGAAGGCGGACAAAATTTGCGTAAGCAGGGTTACAAGGTAGAATCCCTTGCGATGATAAGCTCACTTTCCAATGGAAAGGTTGTATTTTTAGAGGAAAAAGAGGAGGAATTGGCAAGATGA
- a CDS encoding nucleobase:cation symporter-2 family protein — protein MKQNPFKIASLGIQHVLAMYAGAVIVPLIVGGALKLSGEQLTYLVSIDILMCGLATILQVWQNRFFGIGLPVVLGCTFTAVGPMIAIGGQYGISAIYGSILISGLFVVLISKHFGKLVQFFPPVVTGSVVTIIGITLIPVAMNNMAGGVGSPDFGAGSNIGLAFGTLLFIILLYRFFTGFIRSISILLGLLGGTGVAYFMGKVNFSAVTEASWLHMAKPFYFGLPTFEVTPILTMILVAIVSLVESSGVYFALGDICERKISEKDLSKGYRAEGLAIILGGLFNSFPYTTYSQNVGLVQLSGVKGKNVIFTAGSLLIVIGFVPKIGALTTVIPAPVLGGAMVAMFGMVVAYGIKMLSKVEFNSQENLLIIACSVGMGLGVTAVPNLFSHMPESIRILTDNGIVAGSLMAIFLNIIFNVLKGRKSTHSNVDFSESRAS, from the coding sequence ATGAAACAAAATCCATTTAAGATTGCTTCATTGGGTATTCAGCATGTTTTGGCAATGTACGCAGGAGCCGTTATTGTTCCCTTGATCGTTGGCGGAGCGTTGAAATTATCTGGTGAGCAGCTAACCTATTTAGTTTCCATTGATATTTTAATGTGTGGACTTGCTACCATTTTGCAGGTTTGGCAGAATCGTTTCTTTGGAATTGGTCTTCCAGTTGTCCTGGGCTGCACGTTTACCGCTGTAGGGCCGATGATTGCAATTGGCGGACAATATGGAATTTCTGCGATTTATGGATCAATCTTAATTTCAGGTTTGTTTGTCGTTCTTATTTCAAAACACTTTGGAAAATTGGTTCAATTCTTCCCTCCTGTCGTTACTGGTTCAGTAGTCACGATTATTGGGATTACTCTAATTCCTGTAGCAATGAATAATATGGCAGGCGGTGTGGGAAGTCCTGATTTCGGAGCAGGCTCAAATATAGGCTTAGCTTTCGGGACACTTCTATTCATTATCTTACTTTATCGATTCTTCACTGGGTTTATTCGTTCTATCTCCATTTTGTTAGGGTTGTTGGGAGGTACAGGAGTGGCTTACTTTATGGGCAAGGTTAATTTTTCTGCTGTAACTGAGGCTTCATGGCTACATATGGCAAAGCCCTTTTATTTCGGTCTGCCGACCTTTGAGGTGACCCCTATTTTAACCATGATCCTGGTTGCAATTGTTAGTCTGGTTGAATCTTCAGGTGTTTACTTCGCATTAGGGGATATTTGTGAACGGAAAATTTCAGAGAAGGATCTCTCAAAAGGTTATCGTGCTGAAGGTTTAGCAATCATTCTTGGAGGACTTTTTAATTCATTTCCGTATACTACCTATTCTCAAAATGTCGGCCTTGTACAGCTTTCTGGTGTCAAAGGTAAAAATGTTATCTTTACTGCTGGCTCGTTGCTCATCGTGATTGGCTTTGTGCCGAAAATTGGTGCCCTGACCACCGTTATACCGGCTCCTGTCCTAGGCGGTGCCATGGTGGCTATGTTCGGAATGGTAGTTGCTTATGGTATTAAAATGTTAAGCAAAGTAGAATTTAATTCACAGGAAAACCTTCTCATCATCGCTTGTTCGGTTGGAATGGGTCTTGGCGTAACGGCAGTCCCTAATCTTTTTTCCCATATGCCGGAGAGCATCAGGATTTTGACTGACAATGGTATAGTTGCAGGAAGCTTAATGGCAATCTTTCTAAATATCATTTTCAATGTTTTAAAAGGAAGGAAATCTACTCATTCCAATGTGGATTTCTCAGAATCACGTGCATCTTAA
- a CDS encoding PLP-dependent aminotransferase family protein, producing the protein MDFTPFINKEHKEPIYFQIYHFLRTEMEEGRIKAGSRLPSIRQLSLHLQVSKNTVETAYAQLIAEGYVESRPKSGLWVLELEDMADARTEESRKTHISNTNKGKAILCDFQYGDIDLEKFPLKTWKRCLNQAVENPGQEIFSYGNKKGNLDLRCEIAKYLYQSRGVNCSHEQIILCSGTQQAISLLSQLMDLSEKTVGMEEPGYDGVRYVFESLKAKIFPIPLSEDGIMVDELKNSNAACAYVTPSHQFPLGMVLSIQKRMKLLQWANETGSFIIEDDYDSEFRYQGQPIPSLKSLDNGENVIYLGTFSKAFLPAARVSYLVLPEPLHRRFDEKFSFYNQAVSPIIQRALYFFMKEAILYVISEE; encoded by the coding sequence ATGGATTTTACACCATTCATAAATAAAGAACATAAAGAGCCGATCTACTTTCAAATTTATCACTTTCTTCGCACTGAAATGGAGGAAGGGAGGATAAAAGCTGGTTCAAGGCTTCCGTCAATCCGCCAGTTATCATTGCATCTTCAGGTTAGCAAAAACACTGTTGAAACTGCTTATGCTCAACTAATTGCGGAAGGGTATGTTGAAAGCCGGCCTAAAAGTGGTTTGTGGGTATTAGAGCTGGAGGATATGGCCGATGCAAGAACAGAAGAGAGCAGAAAGACACATATTTCTAATACGAATAAAGGAAAAGCAATTCTTTGCGATTTTCAATATGGTGACATTGACCTTGAAAAATTTCCACTAAAAACCTGGAAAAGATGTTTAAACCAGGCTGTTGAAAATCCTGGCCAGGAGATTTTCTCTTATGGTAATAAAAAGGGAAATCTAGATTTAAGGTGTGAAATTGCAAAATACCTTTATCAATCCAGAGGTGTAAACTGCTCACACGAACAAATTATCCTATGTTCTGGAACGCAGCAAGCGATTTCTCTCCTATCACAATTAATGGATTTGTCTGAGAAAACAGTTGGGATGGAAGAACCTGGTTATGATGGTGTGAGATATGTTTTTGAGAGTTTGAAAGCTAAAATATTCCCTATTCCCTTAAGCGAAGATGGGATCATGGTTGATGAATTAAAAAATAGCAATGCAGCCTGTGCTTATGTTACTCCTTCACATCAATTTCCACTAGGAATGGTATTATCCATCCAAAAGAGGATGAAACTTCTACAATGGGCAAACGAAACCGGTTCATTCATTATTGAAGACGATTATGATAGTGAGTTCCGTTACCAAGGACAGCCTATTCCTTCTTTAAAATCGCTGGATAACGGGGAAAACGTTATTTATCTAGGGACCTTTTCCAAGGCATTTCTTCCGGCAGCAAGAGTTAGTTATCTCGTATTGCCAGAACCGTTGCATCGCAGGTTTGATGAAAAATTTTCCTTTTACAATCAAGCTGTCTCTCCAATCATACAAAGGGCGTTATACTTTTTTATGAAAGAGGCCATTTTGTACGTCATATCCGAAGAATGA
- a CDS encoding GNAT family N-acetyltransferase, whose translation MSISIREINRENWESCVALKVNREQEGYVASNMYSIAEVQFLPNFEAVAIYNDETVVGFAMFGLDEDDNNYWIYRFMIDERYQGKGFGKAALKEIIKKLKSKPDCTVIMVGNKPDNNGAASLYKSVGFIEAGQAPWGESLSRYE comes from the coding sequence GTGTCCATATCAATTAGAGAAATAAACCGGGAGAACTGGGAATCATGTGTGGCTTTAAAAGTAAACCGAGAACAGGAAGGCTATGTCGCTTCTAATATGTATTCAATTGCGGAGGTCCAGTTTCTCCCCAATTTTGAGGCGGTTGCCATATATAATGATGAAACTGTTGTTGGCTTTGCCATGTTTGGTCTGGATGAAGATGACAATAATTATTGGATTTATCGATTTATGATTGATGAGCGATACCAGGGAAAAGGGTTTGGAAAGGCCGCTTTAAAGGAAATCATAAAAAAACTGAAATCTAAACCTGACTGCACTGTCATCATGGTTGGTAATAAGCCTGATAACAATGGAGCAGCAAGCTTATATAAAAGCGTTGGATTTATTGAAGCAGGACAAGCACCATGGGGAGAAAGTCTTTCCAGATATGAATAA
- a CDS encoding pyridoxamine 5'-phosphate oxidase family protein, which produces MRYYKRECTEQGKINHFLNSAKIGFLGLTDGTIPYVIPLNFVWYKEHIYFHGASEGKKIEIMKVNQNVCFTVSEEYGTISNPVPAHIDTAYMSVILTGKAEKLDDWDEATQAMQEMLNKYVPAYFDNPLAKSHVEKYRSSLGSQTGIFKIVPASLSAKENPWQIDKMFHAGKKVHHDLDY; this is translated from the coding sequence ATGAGATATTACAAAAGGGAATGTACTGAACAAGGAAAAATCAATCATTTTTTAAATTCAGCAAAAATTGGTTTTTTAGGCCTGACAGATGGCACTATACCGTATGTGATACCGTTGAATTTTGTTTGGTATAAGGAACATATTTATTTTCACGGAGCATCTGAGGGGAAAAAAATAGAAATTATGAAAGTGAATCAGAATGTATGTTTTACAGTAAGCGAAGAATATGGAACAATTTCAAACCCTGTTCCTGCCCATATTGATACAGCGTATATGAGCGTCATTCTAACTGGAAAAGCAGAGAAATTGGATGATTGGGATGAAGCAACTCAGGCAATGCAAGAAATGCTGAATAAATATGTGCCAGCATATTTTGATAATCCGCTTGCGAAGTCGCATGTTGAAAAGTATAGATCTTCGCTTGGTAGTCAGACAGGAATTTTTAAAATAGTACCCGCCTCCTTATCAGCAAAGGAGAACCCATGGCAGATCGACAAAATGTTTCATGCCGGCAAAAAAGTTCATCATGATTTGGATTATTAA
- a CDS encoding MFS transporter, whose amino-acid sequence MNKPKLWTRNFVNVCLSSFFLFLTFYYLLVSLPIYVIQDLHGNPSKVGLVVTVFLVAAILIRPIAGQWIGKIGEKAVLMISLIIFTVASAFYFLPHTLIGLLILRFFHGLGFGIATTAAGTIVAEIIPDSRRGEGMGYYAMSMNLAMVAGPFLGLTAIQNWGTVWTFAIAFICASFALISGWFITLKTEKPGQVEVKKKVSAVRFQDLFEKSAIRISLVGALFALVYSSVLSFVSVYAKQLGLVEVASLFFVVYAVILLLSRPFTGKWFDLYGANVIIYPAIICFAVGMLLLSKASSASAFLISAGLIGMGWGTVFPSLQTIAIHEAPPKRRGLATATFLSIFDFGIGVGSYIVGFAGAKIGFSSLYFSGTFIVIAGLIVYFLLYGRKLSIQRKADGQ is encoded by the coding sequence TTGAATAAACCAAAATTATGGACAAGAAATTTTGTCAATGTTTGTTTAAGCAGTTTTTTTCTTTTTCTCACTTTTTATTACTTGTTGGTCAGTTTGCCGATCTATGTGATTCAGGACCTGCATGGCAATCCATCCAAAGTCGGTCTTGTCGTTACCGTGTTCTTGGTTGCTGCAATTCTTATTCGGCCAATTGCAGGGCAATGGATAGGAAAGATTGGCGAAAAAGCTGTCCTAATGATTTCATTAATCATCTTTACTGTAGCTTCCGCTTTTTATTTTCTTCCTCATACATTAATAGGGCTATTAATTTTACGCTTTTTCCATGGTCTTGGTTTTGGAATTGCCACTACGGCAGCCGGTACGATCGTCGCCGAAATTATTCCTGATTCCAGAAGGGGAGAAGGCATGGGGTATTATGCCATGTCTATGAACCTCGCCATGGTTGCTGGTCCATTTTTAGGTTTAACCGCTATCCAAAACTGGGGAACTGTATGGACCTTTGCTATTGCTTTTATTTGCGCTTCTTTTGCTCTAATTTCTGGATGGTTTATTACACTGAAAACTGAAAAACCCGGGCAGGTAGAAGTAAAAAAGAAGGTATCGGCTGTTCGTTTTCAGGACTTATTCGAGAAATCAGCGATACGCATTTCATTGGTGGGTGCGTTATTTGCACTTGTTTACTCATCAGTTCTTTCTTTCGTTTCTGTCTATGCAAAGCAGCTTGGATTAGTGGAAGTCGCAAGTTTATTCTTTGTGGTATACGCTGTTATCTTATTATTGAGCAGGCCTTTTACTGGAAAATGGTTTGATCTCTACGGAGCGAATGTAATCATTTATCCGGCAATCATCTGTTTTGCTGTGGGGATGCTTCTTTTGAGCAAAGCGAGTAGTGCCTCTGCGTTTTTAATTTCCGCTGGCCTGATCGGCATGGGATGGGGAACTGTATTCCCAAGTCTCCAAACAATCGCCATTCATGAAGCACCTCCAAAAAGAAGGGGGCTCGCAACAGCCACTTTCCTATCGATTTTTGATTTTGGAATTGGTGTGGGTTCGTATATAGTAGGCTTTGCAGGAGCTAAAATCGGCTTTAGTTCGCTTTATTTTTCAGGAACATTTATAGTTATTGCAGGATTAATCGTATATTTCCTCTTATATGGAAGAAAGCTTTCTATTCAGAGAAAAGCAGATGGCCAATAA
- a CDS encoding methyl-accepting chemotaxis protein: protein MNKLSIGQKYATVFAITLLLFLLAFGYISFNVNGLMKVSKEVERKDTHSLEIMEMSSTFKQKYIAITDYITNPAENGDREYKLQSKKFLTSAKKVENHFDTEDEQKLFKAILMANSQMDEQFYKTVMPAVEGYQSNGEQIDVLQQISLENKAALLRNFNVEKLNELKEMLSKERTSLSSKMKVISSSAFIVMLVTVVAAFILSAALIFLVSRSISSKLKKAVLLCKELAKGNLQAERMNYKGKDEIGEIAIAMNELADSLQVSIQQIMSSSEQVIDLSKALRNNAENSTIANDHITHSMLEVAAGAENQVNSTNETQLVVKEVSKELTDIAYNMEEAVGLASETADKVKQGSLFVNNVSIQMETINQKVINLSSAIKTLNDRSAQINQIVALITDISEQTNLLALNAAIEAARAGEHGRGFGVVAGEVRKLAEQSAQAAGNIRNILEYISKETSNAVTITNESSTAVTDGGEIVKNVGSIFDEILTSTMQVKNKSEIVRSAISLTNESMGTMLRAADEITHISAQSAESIERVAATAEQQNAVMQELLASSEELAEMSDTLKKSFSKYKF, encoded by the coding sequence ATGAACAAACTATCAATTGGACAAAAGTATGCAACCGTTTTCGCAATTACTCTTTTATTATTCCTTCTTGCCTTCGGTTATATTTCTTTCAATGTTAATGGGTTAATGAAAGTATCTAAGGAAGTAGAAAGAAAGGACACCCATTCATTGGAGATAATGGAGATGTCCTCTACTTTTAAACAAAAATATATTGCTATTACCGACTATATAACCAATCCCGCGGAAAATGGGGATAGGGAATATAAGCTCCAGTCCAAAAAGTTTTTAACTTCAGCCAAAAAGGTTGAAAACCATTTTGATACAGAAGATGAACAAAAATTATTTAAAGCAATCCTGATGGCTAATTCTCAAATGGATGAACAGTTCTACAAAACGGTTATGCCTGCTGTTGAAGGATACCAAAGCAATGGCGAACAAATAGATGTACTGCAGCAGATTTCACTTGAAAACAAAGCTGCTCTTCTAAGGAACTTTAATGTTGAAAAGTTAAACGAACTTAAAGAAATGCTATCCAAAGAAAGGACAAGCCTATCTAGCAAAATGAAAGTAATTTCTTCTTCTGCTTTTATCGTCATGCTGGTCACTGTTGTTGCTGCGTTTATCCTATCTGCAGCATTAATATTCCTAGTTAGCAGGAGCATTAGCAGCAAACTTAAGAAGGCCGTTCTTTTATGCAAAGAGCTTGCAAAAGGAAACCTTCAAGCAGAGCGTATGAATTATAAAGGAAAGGATGAAATCGGCGAGATAGCGATAGCTATGAATGAGCTAGCAGATAGCTTGCAGGTTTCTATCCAGCAAATAATGTCCAGTTCTGAACAAGTTATCGATCTTTCTAAGGCACTGAGGAATAATGCAGAAAACTCAACCATTGCAAATGACCATATTACCCATTCCATGCTGGAAGTCGCAGCAGGAGCTGAAAATCAGGTTAATAGTACCAATGAGACTCAATTAGTGGTAAAGGAAGTTTCCAAGGAATTAACGGATATTGCATATAACATGGAGGAAGCTGTAGGGTTAGCCTCAGAAACTGCAGATAAGGTTAAACAGGGATCCCTATTCGTGAACAATGTATCCATCCAAATGGAAACGATAAATCAAAAGGTGATTAATCTTTCTTCCGCTATTAAAACGCTAAACGACAGATCAGCACAAATAAATCAAATTGTGGCATTAATTACCGATATCTCTGAACAAACCAATCTTCTCGCTTTGAATGCAGCTATTGAAGCTGCACGTGCCGGGGAACATGGAAGAGGTTTTGGAGTTGTTGCCGGAGAAGTACGTAAACTGGCAGAGCAATCGGCACAAGCCGCAGGTAATATCCGCAACATTCTGGAGTACATATCGAAAGAAACGTCCAATGCTGTCACCATAACGAATGAAAGTTCAACTGCAGTTACTGATGGCGGCGAAATCGTTAAAAACGTCGGGTCTATTTTTGATGAAATATTAACATCGACAATGCAAGTGAAAAATAAAAGCGAAATAGTCCGAAGCGCAATCAGCCTGACTAATGAAAGTATGGGTACTATGCTCCGCGCGGCTGACGAAATAACACATATTTCAGCACAGTCGGCCGAAAGCATTGAAAGAGTAGCGGCAACTGCCGAACAGCAAAATGCGGTGATGCAGGAATTGCTCGCATCTTCTGAGGAGCTTGCAGAGATGTCGGATACTCTTAAAAAGTCATTTTCCAAATATAAATTTTAA